A part of Miscanthus floridulus cultivar M001 chromosome 6, ASM1932011v1, whole genome shotgun sequence genomic DNA contains:
- the LOC136459111 gene encoding protein LURP-one-related 5-like, with protein MAIVGAEYCDPEERVLTVRKTSHFSPGDGFAAYDTRTGGLAFRADTYGRGHGGGAASAGELALLGPAGEPLLTVRRRRPSLHHRWEGFLGARSDGQKALFSARRPSILGGSAAGAVIELLPPPAAAAAPELLRVDGSFPRRCCRVVAAPRAEGEKAKVVAEIRRKVDEGARVVMGRDVFVLRVSPGFDAAFAMGIVLVLDQIAGDEASVDAGADVIDAKIW; from the coding sequence ATGGCGATCGTGGGCGCGGAGTACTGCGACCCCGAGGAACGCGTCCTGACGGTGCGCAAGACCTCGCACTTCTCCCCCGGCGACGGCTTCGCGGCCTACGACACCCGCACGGGCGGGCTCGCCTTCCGCGCCGACACCTACGGCCGGGGCCACGGCGGGGGGGCCGCGTCGGCCGGCGAGCTCGCCCTGCTCGGCCCGGCCGGGGAGCCGCTCCTCACCGTGCGCCGGCGGCGCCCGTCCCTGCACCACCGATGGGAGGGCTTCCTCGGCGCCCGCTCCGACGGCCAGAAGGCGCTCTTCTCGGCCCGCCGCCCGTCCATCCTCGGCGGCTCCGCGGCCGGCGCCGTCATCGAGCTCCTCCCGCcgccggccgcggccgccgcccccGAGCTGCTCCGCGTGGACGGGTCCTTCCCGCGCCGGTGCTGCCGCGTGGTGGCGGCGCCCAGGGCCGAGGGCGAGAAGGCCAAGGTGGTGGCGGAGATCAGGCGGAAGGTGGACGAGGGGGCGCGCGTTGTCATGGGCCGCGACGTGTTCGTCCTGCGGGTCAGCCCCGGCTTCGACGCGGCGTTCGCCATGGGGATCGTGCTCGTGCTCGACCAGATCGCCGGCGACGAGGCCAGCGTCGACGCTGGAGCGGACGTCATCGACGCCAAGATTTGGTGA
- the LOC136459112 gene encoding uncharacterized protein At2g39795, mitochondrial-like isoform X1 has translation MLRRAAPTTAALCRRALSATPSSSRTAAATAAASSSAVNSILLRSLKEHYLEVCKMTPPPKVSPPEPFTIVKGSLDQPSGPVLRREYGDDGEEISISVARLANILPAGADSDSEGTGEGGGMSASISQIFLHVDISKPGTGKSMQFLCGLYPDALGIHSVCLRSKDAESFDGDMASKGGGEYRGRIFQELDEKVRDALHLYIEARGINEKLFRFLQAWLYVKDHRNLIRWFKSVGSLISEPKPKCQEPEGWAWCKR, from the exons ATGCTCCGCCGCGCCGCCCCTACGACGGCCGCACTCTGCCGTCGAGCGCTCTCTGCCACGCCATCCTCCTCCCGCACCGCCGCGGCAACCGCGGCGGCCTCCTCCTCTGCCGTGAATTCCATCCTCCTCCGCTCGCTCAAGGAGCACTACCTCGAGGTCTGCAAGATGACGCCGCCGCCCAAGGTCAGCCCGCCCGAGCCCTTCACCATCGTCAAGGGCTCCCTGGACCAGCCGTCGGGACCCGTGCTGCGCCGCGAATacggcgacgacggcgaggagATCTCCATCTCCGTCGCCAGGCTCGCCAACATCCTGCCCGCCGGCGCCGACTCTGACTCGGAAGGTACCGGCGAGGGCGGTGGGATGAGCGCGTCCATCAGCCAGATCTTCCTCCATGTTGATATCTCCAAGCCCGGGACAGGAAAGTCGATGCAGTTCCTTTGCGGGCTGTACCCGGACGCCCTTGGGATCCATTCGGTCTGCCTCCGGTCGAAGGACGCCGAGTCGTTTGACGGGGATATGGCTTCGAAGGGCGGTGGAGAGTACCGAGGGCGTATTTTCCA AGAGTTGGATGAAAAGGTTCGTGATGCACTCCATCTTTACATTGAAGCCCGTGGCATAAATGAGAAGCTCTTCCGTTTTCTCCAAGCTTGGCTTTATGTAAAGGATCACCGCAATCTTATACGTTGGTTCAAGAGTGTTGGTTCACTCATCAGTGAGCCAAAGCCAAA GTGTCAAGAACCcgaagggtgggcctggtgcaagcggtag
- the LOC136459112 gene encoding uncharacterized protein At2g39795, mitochondrial-like isoform X2, whose amino-acid sequence MLRRAAPTTAALCRRALSATPSSSRTAAATAAASSSAVNSILLRSLKEHYLEVCKMTPPPKVSPPEPFTIVKGSLDQPSGPVLRREYGDDGEEISISVARLANILPAGADSDSEGTGEGGGMSASISQIFLHVDISKPGTGKSMQFLCGLYPDALGIHSVCLRSKDAESFDGDMASKGGGEYRGRIFQELDEKVRDALHLYIEARGINEKLFRFLQAWLYVKDHRNLIRWFKSVGSLISEPKPK is encoded by the exons ATGCTCCGCCGCGCCGCCCCTACGACGGCCGCACTCTGCCGTCGAGCGCTCTCTGCCACGCCATCCTCCTCCCGCACCGCCGCGGCAACCGCGGCGGCCTCCTCCTCTGCCGTGAATTCCATCCTCCTCCGCTCGCTCAAGGAGCACTACCTCGAGGTCTGCAAGATGACGCCGCCGCCCAAGGTCAGCCCGCCCGAGCCCTTCACCATCGTCAAGGGCTCCCTGGACCAGCCGTCGGGACCCGTGCTGCGCCGCGAATacggcgacgacggcgaggagATCTCCATCTCCGTCGCCAGGCTCGCCAACATCCTGCCCGCCGGCGCCGACTCTGACTCGGAAGGTACCGGCGAGGGCGGTGGGATGAGCGCGTCCATCAGCCAGATCTTCCTCCATGTTGATATCTCCAAGCCCGGGACAGGAAAGTCGATGCAGTTCCTTTGCGGGCTGTACCCGGACGCCCTTGGGATCCATTCGGTCTGCCTCCGGTCGAAGGACGCCGAGTCGTTTGACGGGGATATGGCTTCGAAGGGCGGTGGAGAGTACCGAGGGCGTATTTTCCA AGAGTTGGATGAAAAGGTTCGTGATGCACTCCATCTTTACATTGAAGCCCGTGGCATAAATGAGAAGCTCTTCCGTTTTCTCCAAGCTTGGCTTTATGTAAAGGATCACCGCAATCTTATACGTTGGTTCAAGAGTGTTGGTTCACTCATCAGTGAGCCAAAGCCAAAGTAA